Proteins from a genomic interval of Phycisphaerae bacterium:
- a CDS encoding Na/Pi cotransporter family protein translates to MVFGILGGLAIFLLGMKNMSEGMQAVAGRRIRRAIKAVTNNRLVACGVGTGVTCVIQSSSVTTVMTVGMVSAGLMTLHQAIGIILGANIGTTITGWILAMKIGKYGLAILGVSAFFFLFAKRDRVRYTAMLFLGLGMVFYGLQLMETGFQPLRDMPEFKAWFSRFQADSYFGVLECVLVGAVLTAIVQSSSATVGITMGLASTGLISFPTAAALVLGENIGTTITAYLASIGGSVDARRASFAHIMVNVLGVAWITAVFPYYLTSLQWTVTWAAGTDPGTMVLENGVETFPYIAKGIALAHTGFNVVNVILFLPLIGLLARFLQWMVPDKTHKEIPHLRYLDIRMLSAPAIGIEQSMKEIHKMAEGVEKMLNWLKLSLQDDQVDEVRERKLFHREEVLDVVQKEIVEFLSHMLSGTVPQEVMDSARRQFRMADEYESISDYAADLLKLRLKIRKNALELSDPARKELLDLHDHVYDYVRFVNEGVRDEEAGILSKAYSLSDQITRLVKEYRNRHLARVSSGEASAQKSLVFTDMLNGYRRIRDHALNIAEVAAGQK, encoded by the coding sequence ATGGTGTTTGGGATTCTGGGTGGGCTGGCTATCTTCCTGCTGGGCATGAAGAACATGTCCGAAGGCATGCAGGCGGTGGCGGGCCGGCGGATTCGCCGGGCGATCAAGGCGGTGACCAACAACCGCCTGGTGGCCTGCGGGGTCGGCACGGGCGTCACGTGCGTGATTCAGTCCAGCTCGGTGACCACCGTGATGACGGTCGGAATGGTCAGCGCGGGACTGATGACGCTGCACCAGGCGATCGGCATCATCCTGGGCGCGAACATCGGCACGACGATCACCGGCTGGATCCTGGCCATGAAGATCGGCAAGTACGGCCTGGCGATCCTTGGAGTCTCCGCGTTCTTCTTCCTGTTTGCCAAGCGCGACCGGGTGCGCTACACCGCGATGCTGTTCCTCGGGCTGGGCATGGTGTTCTACGGCCTGCAGTTGATGGAGACCGGTTTCCAACCGCTTCGCGACATGCCGGAGTTCAAGGCATGGTTTTCCCGTTTTCAGGCGGACAGCTACTTCGGAGTGCTCGAGTGTGTCCTGGTGGGGGCGGTACTGACCGCGATCGTCCAGTCGTCGTCGGCGACGGTGGGCATCACGATGGGCTTGGCGAGCACGGGGCTGATCAGCTTTCCGACCGCGGCGGCGCTGGTGCTGGGTGAGAATATCGGGACCACGATCACCGCGTACCTGGCCTCGATCGGAGGGTCGGTCGACGCCCGACGCGCCTCGTTCGCCCACATCATGGTGAACGTGCTGGGGGTGGCGTGGATCACGGCCGTATTCCCATACTACCTTACGTCGCTGCAGTGGACGGTGACATGGGCGGCGGGGACGGATCCGGGCACGATGGTGCTGGAGAACGGGGTGGAGACCTTCCCGTACATCGCCAAGGGCATTGCCCTGGCGCACACGGGCTTCAATGTGGTGAATGTCATCCTGTTTCTCCCCCTGATCGGCCTGCTGGCCCGGTTCCTGCAGTGGATGGTGCCGGATAAGACGCACAAGGAAATCCCGCACCTGCGTTACCTGGACATCCGGATGCTCAGCGCGCCGGCGATCGGTATCGAGCAGTCGATGAAGGAGATCCACAAGATGGCCGAGGGCGTCGAAAAGATGCTCAACTGGCTCAAGCTGAGCCTGCAGGACGACCAGGTGGACGAGGTGCGGGAGCGCAAGCTCTTTCACCGCGAGGAAGTGCTCGACGTAGTTCAGAAGGAGATCGTCGAATTCCTCAGCCATATGCTCTCGGGCACCGTGCCCCAGGAAGTGATGGACAGCGCCCGCCGCCAGTTTCGCATGGCCGACGAGTATGAGTCGATCAGCGACTACGCGGCCGATCTGTTGAAGCTGCGGCTCAAGATCCGCAAGAACGCCCTGGAGTTGTCCGACCCGGCCCGCAAGGAACTGCTGGACCTTCACGACCACGTCTACGACTACGTTCGTTTCGTCAACGAAGGGGTGCGGGATGAGGAGGCGGGGATTCTGAGCAAGGCGTACTCGCTGAGCGATCAGATCACCCGGCTGGTCAAGGAGTATCGCAATCGGCACCTGGCGCGGGTCAGTTCCGGCGAGGCCAGCGCCCAGAAAAGCCTGGTGTTCACCGACATGCTCAACGGATACCGGAGAATTCGGGATCACGCCCTGAACATCGCCGAGGTGGCGGCGGGACAGAAATAG
- a CDS encoding response regulator, whose product MRLFWKIYLLLLTMPVASVLLTAALITWSDPDYSANLIVSNVLYALSIVVLVLPVTSWLTRRTLASVYSLARTLVHGAQTSHEDAPPDRFQDELNQIIDVFENAASDAQARNTEFQERINTLSRIRDEMERRVQERTGDLTRANEELRRQITERQKAEEELQSAYQRLKENELKLRSANLQLEASNQQLMAGEQALKDSEDRYRRMSEAVTDYVYTVCVDNGEVTRTTHGAACQAVTGYCPEEFDRDPYLWFRMIHEEDRQTVVDHAQQILDGATTSIEHRIIRRDGAIRWVRKTPVPHRNSQGQLVCYDGLIQDITEQRLAAEEVQRENAKLSAIISGMDQGVIFANAANRIIEVNQPFCVMFKQTREAVLGRHLDDFHSGPLLVKVHGVIDAFRRNPESQPLVLQRSFGQNEAIVRIQPIYRNGQYDGVLLNVVNVTELVRARERAEHASREAGRRAQELEMARLALLNMIDDLERSRAAAEDANRAKSEFLANMSHEIRTPMNGIIGMTELALSTELNDEQREYLQLARRSADSLLNLINEILDFSKIEAGKVELETIDFGLRDTVHEVLQTMAGRAHERGLELIYHIPCDVPDMLTGDPGRLRQVMYNLVGNAIKFTEHGEIAIRVETESQTPEGIRLHFAVTDTGIGVSPDKQQRIFSAFAQADSSTTRKYGGTGLGLAIATQLVTLMGGRIWVESPADSEPVGENGPGSIFHFTIRLGVQESPAVDRRPQPIDLSQHRALVVDDNRTNRMILREMLAEWGMPTELAEGPRSAMAQMVQAAERSEPFDLVLLDVNMPETDGFGLAAEIRANPAMANARIILLTSSGRRGDAARCRQLKINGYLSKPIRQSDLHQAVCSVFGGGNSDRTSLITRHSLRESQRRLDILVVEDNPINQKLAVALLGKWGHRATVAGNGMEALKALQSASFDLILMDVNMPEMDGFETSRAIREQERLTGAHIPIIAMTAFAMKGDRERCLESGMDGYVSKPIQVKELHAAIEKYVPGMAAASESLAAPDQG is encoded by the coding sequence ATGCGGCTGTTCTGGAAGATTTATCTGCTGCTGCTGACGATGCCGGTCGCCTCGGTGCTGCTGACCGCGGCCCTGATCACCTGGAGCGATCCGGACTATTCAGCCAATCTCATTGTTTCGAACGTACTCTACGCATTGAGCATTGTGGTGCTTGTTCTTCCGGTGACGTCATGGCTGACCCGGCGGACACTGGCGTCCGTCTACTCGCTGGCGCGGACGCTGGTGCACGGTGCGCAGACCAGCCACGAGGACGCGCCTCCGGACCGGTTCCAGGATGAGCTGAACCAGATCATCGACGTGTTCGAAAACGCGGCATCCGACGCCCAGGCCCGCAATACCGAGTTCCAGGAGCGGATCAACACCCTCTCCCGCATCCGCGACGAGATGGAGCGCCGGGTCCAGGAGCGAACGGGAGACCTGACCCGGGCCAATGAGGAACTGCGACGGCAGATCACCGAGCGTCAGAAGGCTGAGGAGGAACTCCAGAGCGCCTACCAGCGTCTCAAGGAGAACGAACTGAAACTGCGGTCGGCCAACCTCCAACTGGAGGCGAGCAACCAGCAACTGATGGCCGGCGAACAGGCCCTTAAGGACAGCGAGGATCGCTACCGCCGCATGAGCGAGGCGGTTACCGACTACGTGTACACGGTGTGTGTGGACAACGGGGAGGTTACCCGTACGACCCACGGGGCCGCGTGCCAGGCCGTCACCGGATATTGTCCGGAGGAATTCGACCGCGACCCGTACCTGTGGTTCCGGATGATCCATGAAGAGGACCGCCAAACGGTGGTGGACCACGCCCAGCAGATTCTCGACGGCGCCACGACGAGCATCGAGCATCGAATTATCCGGCGGGACGGGGCGATCCGATGGGTGCGCAAGACGCCGGTGCCCCACCGCAACTCGCAGGGGCAACTGGTCTGCTACGACGGGCTGATCCAGGACATCACCGAGCAGAGGCTGGCCGCTGAGGAAGTCCAGCGGGAGAACGCGAAACTGTCGGCGATCATCTCCGGCATGGATCAGGGGGTCATCTTTGCCAACGCGGCGAACCGGATCATCGAGGTGAACCAGCCCTTCTGCGTCATGTTCAAACAGACGCGGGAGGCGGTGCTCGGGCGGCACCTGGACGACTTCCATTCCGGGCCCCTTCTCGTGAAGGTCCACGGCGTCATCGACGCCTTCCGGAGAAATCCCGAGTCGCAGCCGCTGGTCCTGCAGCGTTCGTTCGGCCAGAACGAGGCGATCGTGCGCATCCAGCCCATCTACCGCAACGGCCAGTACGACGGCGTCTTGCTCAACGTGGTCAACGTGACCGAACTGGTTCGGGCCCGGGAGCGGGCAGAACATGCAAGCCGAGAGGCCGGGCGCCGCGCTCAGGAACTGGAAATGGCCCGACTCGCTCTGCTGAACATGATCGACGACCTTGAGCGTTCACGGGCCGCTGCGGAGGACGCCAACCGGGCCAAGAGCGAGTTCCTGGCCAACATGTCGCACGAAATCCGCACCCCGATGAACGGGATCATCGGCATGACCGAACTGGCCCTCTCGACCGAACTGAATGACGAGCAGCGGGAGTACCTGCAACTGGCCCGCCGCTCCGCCGATTCGCTGTTGAACCTCATCAACGAGATTCTCGACTTCTCCAAGATCGAGGCGGGCAAGGTGGAGTTGGAGACGATCGACTTCGGCCTGCGCGACACCGTGCACGAGGTCCTCCAGACGATGGCCGGACGGGCTCATGAACGCGGTCTCGAACTGATCTACCACATCCCCTGTGACGTTCCGGATATGCTCACGGGCGATCCGGGACGCCTGCGCCAGGTCATGTACAACCTGGTCGGCAACGCGATCAAGTTTACCGAGCACGGCGAGATCGCCATTCGGGTCGAGACCGAGTCGCAGACCCCGGAGGGCATTCGCCTGCACTTCGCCGTTACGGACACGGGCATCGGCGTGTCGCCGGACAAGCAGCAGCGGATTTTCAGCGCGTTCGCCCAGGCCGACAGTTCCACCACCCGCAAGTACGGCGGCACCGGATTGGGTCTGGCCATCGCCACGCAACTCGTGACCTTGATGGGCGGGCGGATCTGGGTGGAGAGTCCGGCGGATTCCGAACCGGTCGGCGAAAACGGCCCCGGCAGCATCTTTCACTTCACGATCCGACTGGGAGTCCAGGAGTCCCCGGCCGTGGACCGGCGTCCGCAGCCGATCGACCTGTCACAACACCGGGCCCTGGTGGTGGACGACAACCGGACCAACCGGATGATCCTGCGGGAGATGCTCGCGGAGTGGGGCATGCCGACCGAACTGGCTGAGGGGCCCCGATCAGCCATGGCCCAGATGGTCCAGGCGGCAGAACGATCCGAGCCCTTCGACCTGGTGCTGCTGGACGTCAACATGCCGGAGACCGACGGCTTCGGACTGGCCGCCGAGATCCGGGCCAATCCGGCTATGGCGAACGCCCGTATCATCCTGCTGACCTCGTCGGGCCGACGAGGTGACGCCGCCCGATGCCGCCAGTTGAAGATCAACGGCTATTTGTCCAAACCCATTCGCCAGTCGGACCTCCATCAGGCCGTTTGTTCCGTCTTCGGCGGCGGCAACAGCGATCGGACTTCGCTGATCACCCGCCACTCGCTCCGTGAATCGCAGCGGCGTCTGGACATCCTCGTGGTCGAGGACAACCCGATCAACCAGAAGCTCGCCGTCGCGTTGCTCGGCAAATGGGGCCATCGGGCCACGGTGGCGGGCAACGGCATGGAGGCCCTCAAGGCGCTCCAGTCGGCCTCGTTTGACCTGATCCTGATGGACGTGAACATGCCCGAAATGGACGGGTTCGAGACCTCGCGGGCGATCCGCGAGCAGGAGCGGCTCACCGGCGCCCACATTCCCATCATCGCCATGACCGCCTTCGCCATGAAGGGCGACCGCGAGCGATGTCTGGAGTCCGGCATGGACGGCTACGTCTCGAAGCCCATCCAGGTCAAGGAACTCCATGCGGCCATCGAGAAGTACGTTCCAGGCATGGCCGCCGCCTCCGAGTCGCTTGCCGCTCCCGATCAGGGCTGA
- a CDS encoding PAS domain S-box protein, protein MGTATRLLIIEGNKNDAQLLLGALGPAGDGREIHCVSGVSEAVRALEGSGWDLVVCNFRLPDGSGLDVLGQIQTTCPSPPVIMVSETIDEEAVISSIRAGAADFAIKDNTVRLVAAVGRELARRGEEHRGGARSAAGSAVEEELQRLRAVIQAGPVTMSWVSSELTYLGANAQMLSLLGCTETELLGKPVGYLGVNPRYRQFVETLFRVEQEQYSDEVPMTVDEHHYDFYLVGRKFLDGRQAVIIGLNITERKQAEEAIRESDAHLKDILDSVSVGIMVVDPEDHRILESNAAACRMVGRSREEIVGKTCHGFVCPSEKGRCPITDMNQTVDCSQRVVLTADGRKVPILKSVVPVVRNGRKYLIENFFDISEMKDTERKLKETVAELEKFNRLAIGRELRMIELKLEVNRMARKANESPPYDLSFADNSGVFGEVDGGASPAQLASPEVGAN, encoded by the coding sequence ATGGGCACAGCGACACGGCTGTTGATCATTGAAGGCAATAAGAATGACGCCCAGCTTCTGCTCGGGGCGCTTGGGCCTGCAGGTGACGGACGGGAGATCCACTGCGTCTCCGGAGTATCCGAGGCGGTTCGGGCTCTGGAGGGATCCGGCTGGGATCTGGTCGTCTGCAACTTCCGCCTGCCCGACGGCAGCGGCCTGGACGTTCTGGGCCAGATCCAAACCACATGCCCCAGTCCTCCGGTGATCATGGTGTCGGAGACGATTGACGAGGAAGCCGTCATTTCCTCGATCAGAGCGGGAGCCGCGGATTTCGCGATCAAGGACAATACCGTACGGCTGGTTGCGGCGGTCGGCCGCGAGTTGGCGCGGCGCGGCGAGGAGCATCGCGGCGGGGCACGTTCTGCCGCTGGGTCCGCCGTCGAGGAGGAGCTGCAGCGTCTTCGGGCGGTGATCCAAGCGGGGCCGGTGACGATGTCGTGGGTCTCGTCGGAGCTGACCTATCTGGGGGCCAACGCTCAGATGTTGTCTCTGCTTGGATGCACGGAGACGGAGCTTCTCGGCAAGCCGGTGGGATACCTCGGCGTCAACCCGCGGTATCGGCAGTTCGTGGAGACGCTGTTTCGCGTCGAGCAGGAGCAGTACTCCGACGAAGTCCCGATGACCGTGGACGAACACCACTACGACTTCTATCTGGTGGGGCGCAAGTTTCTTGATGGCCGACAGGCGGTGATCATCGGCCTGAACATCACGGAGCGCAAGCAGGCCGAGGAGGCGATCCGAGAGAGCGACGCCCACCTTAAGGACATCCTGGACTCGGTGTCGGTGGGCATCATGGTGGTCGACCCCGAGGATCACCGGATTCTCGAGTCGAACGCGGCGGCATGCCGGATGGTCGGAAGAAGCCGCGAGGAGATCGTTGGAAAGACCTGCCACGGCTTCGTCTGTCCTTCCGAAAAAGGACGCTGCCCGATCACGGATATGAACCAGACGGTGGACTGTTCGCAGCGGGTCGTGTTAACCGCCGACGGACGAAAGGTGCCCATCCTCAAGAGCGTCGTGCCGGTGGTCCGCAACGGCAGGAAGTATCTGATCGAGAACTTCTTCGACATCAGCGAAATGAAGGACACCGAGCGGAAGCTCAAGGAGACGGTGGCGGAGCTTGAGAAATTCAACCGTCTGGCCATTGGGCGGGAGCTGCGCATGATCGAATTGAAGCTGGAAGTGAATCGAATGGCCCGCAAGGCGAACGAGAGCCCGCCCTATGATCTGAGCTTCGCGGACAACTCGGGCGTCTTCGGTGAGGTCGACGGAGGGGCCTCGCCAGCGCAACTTGCGAGTCCGGAGGTAGGGGCAAACTAG
- a CDS encoding DegT/DnrJ/EryC1/StrS family aminotransferase, which produces MDNPIPLSLPDITDLEIQAVVDVLRTNRLSLGPRQVAFEEAIRDFVGARYACALSSGTAALHLALLAAGVGPGDEVITSSFSFIASANCALYVGAKPVFADIDPATWNIDPDALEAAITPKTKAVIPVHVFGQPCRMDRIMAAAKKHSLAVVEDSCEAIGAAFGGRKAGTIGQSGTFAFYPNKQITTGEGGMLVTDDEKVASLARSLRNQGRAEKATWLAHERLGYNYRMCELQAALGEAQMKRISDILAKRARAAGWYTQRLAGFEKLRLQKIEPDVTMSWFVFVIRLADEFSQEHRDRLIAGLGQQGIGCNAYFTPIHLQTFYREQLGCRPGQLPVTEKVGERSLAIPFFSNISEGQVDRVCGAIRRIVDGF; this is translated from the coding sequence ATGGACAATCCAATACCCTTGTCGCTTCCGGACATTACCGATCTTGAAATCCAGGCCGTCGTCGACGTCCTGCGGACCAACCGTCTGAGCCTGGGTCCGCGGCAGGTCGCGTTCGAGGAGGCGATCCGCGATTTCGTCGGAGCCAGATACGCCTGCGCGCTGTCGTCCGGGACGGCGGCGCTGCATCTGGCTTTGCTCGCGGCGGGCGTCGGGCCGGGCGACGAGGTGATCACCAGTTCGTTCAGCTTCATCGCCTCGGCCAATTGCGCCCTGTACGTTGGCGCCAAGCCGGTCTTCGCCGACATCGACCCGGCGACGTGGAACATCGACCCGGACGCCCTGGAGGCGGCGATCACGCCCAAGACCAAGGCGGTCATACCGGTGCACGTGTTCGGCCAGCCGTGCCGAATGGACCGGATCATGGCGGCGGCTAAGAAGCACAGCCTGGCGGTGGTTGAGGATTCGTGCGAGGCGATCGGCGCGGCGTTCGGCGGCCGGAAGGCTGGCACGATCGGGCAATCCGGCACTTTCGCGTTCTACCCCAATAAACAGATCACCACCGGCGAGGGCGGCATGCTGGTGACCGACGACGAGAAGGTCGCGTCACTGGCCCGGTCGCTGCGGAATCAGGGCCGGGCAGAGAAGGCGACGTGGCTGGCCCATGAGCGGCTCGGCTACAACTATCGCATGTGCGAACTGCAGGCGGCGTTGGGCGAGGCGCAGATGAAGCGGATATCGGACATTCTGGCCAAGCGGGCGCGGGCGGCCGGGTGGTATACGCAGCGGCTGGCCGGTTTTGAGAAGCTCCGGCTGCAGAAGATCGAGCCGGACGTGACGATGAGCTGGTTTGTCTTTGTGATTCGCCTGGCTGATGAGTTCTCGCAGGAGCATCGCGACCGGCTTATTGCGGGCCTGGGGCAGCAAGGCATCGGCTGCAATGCCTATTTCACGCCCATCCACCTGCAGACGTTCTATCGCGAGCAACTCGGCTGCCGTCCCGGGCAACTGCCGGTCACCGAAAAGGTCGGCGAGCGTTCGCTGGCGATCCCCTTCTTCTCGAACATCAGCGAAGGGCAGGTCGATCGGGTCTGCGGCGCGATCCGTCGCATCGTGGACGGTTTTTGA
- a CDS encoding DegT/DnrJ/EryC1/StrS family aminotransferase yields the protein MSTTAKAKSELALLGGPKTIDFDPGDMFTWPIVTKEHEEAVLAMLRAGQMSNWDVTEQFEKAYAKALGRKYALACNNGTSAIQCALYGLGVGAGDEVICPGMTFWASIAQVYPLRATPVFAEIDRETLCIDPDDLERCITPRTKAVVVVHYAGYPADMDRIMAIAEKHNIKVMEDCSHSHGAMYKGRETGTIGHAAGLSCMSGKSFAIGEGGIMFTDDQRVYERALLLGHYERTGNIQLEDLKPYVGLPAGGYKFRIHQLSSAMGLVQLKHYPAQMAEIAKAMNLFCDLIEGLPGVKPVRPAKGSGLTKGGWYHPLAHYDAGQLEGLSIQRFCEALSAEGLGSHPGCNRPLHTHPLFVDMQVFGEGRPTRVANLPEGIDTSHLNRRLPIAEEINNRVFSIPWFKHHRPEVIGRYAQAVRKVVENHRDLLAGDQNRRTATGDFSTAFRR from the coding sequence ATGTCCACGACTGCCAAGGCGAAGAGTGAGTTGGCCCTGTTGGGCGGCCCGAAGACGATCGACTTTGATCCGGGCGACATGTTCACCTGGCCGATCGTCACGAAGGAGCACGAGGAAGCGGTGCTGGCTATGCTGCGGGCCGGGCAAATGTCGAACTGGGACGTGACGGAGCAGTTCGAGAAGGCCTATGCCAAGGCCCTTGGCCGCAAGTACGCTTTGGCCTGCAACAACGGGACCTCAGCGATCCAGTGCGCGCTGTACGGCTTGGGAGTAGGAGCGGGCGATGAGGTGATCTGCCCGGGCATGACGTTCTGGGCCTCGATCGCACAGGTCTATCCGCTGCGGGCGACGCCGGTGTTCGCCGAGATCGATCGAGAGACCCTCTGCATCGACCCGGACGACCTGGAGCGGTGCATCACGCCGCGGACCAAGGCGGTGGTCGTGGTCCACTATGCGGGCTATCCAGCCGACATGGACCGGATCATGGCCATCGCGGAGAAGCACAACATCAAGGTCATGGAGGACTGCTCGCACTCGCACGGAGCGATGTACAAGGGGCGCGAGACGGGCACGATCGGCCACGCCGCCGGGCTTTCGTGCATGTCCGGCAAATCGTTCGCCATCGGCGAGGGCGGCATCATGTTCACCGATGACCAGCGGGTGTATGAGCGGGCGCTGCTGCTTGGACACTATGAACGGACGGGCAACATTCAGCTTGAAGATCTCAAGCCCTACGTCGGCTTGCCGGCGGGCGGCTACAAGTTCCGCATTCACCAGCTCAGTTCGGCGATGGGCCTGGTGCAGTTGAAGCACTACCCAGCCCAGATGGCGGAGATCGCCAAGGCGATGAACCTCTTCTGCGACCTGATCGAGGGCCTGCCGGGCGTCAAGCCGGTCCGGCCGGCCAAGGGCTCGGGGCTGACCAAGGGCGGCTGGTACCATCCGCTGGCCCACTACGACGCTGGGCAACTTGAGGGGCTGTCGATCCAGCGGTTTTGCGAGGCGCTGAGCGCCGAGGGGCTGGGCAGCCACCCCGGCTGCAACCGTCCGCTGCACACCCACCCGCTGTTTGTCGACATGCAGGTCTTCGGCGAGGGCCGGCCCACCCGCGTGGCCAACCTGCCGGAGGGAATCGACACCTCGCACCTGAACCGCCGCTTGCCGATTGCGGAAGAGATCAACAACCGCGTCTTCAGCATTCCGTGGTTCAAGCATCACCGGCCGGAGGTGATCGGCCGGTATGCCCAGGCGGTCCGGAAGGTGGTGGAAAACCATCGCGATCTGCTGGCCGGCGACCAGAACCGCCGGACGGCGACCGGGGATTTTTCGACCGCGTTCCGTCGCTGA
- a CDS encoding flavin reductase family protein, translating into MSARRTMEYSDRMAEVMKVMSSRGILLTAWKNGQQANAMAIGWGMIGSIWSRPVWQVLVRPSRYTYELIEREGIFGVCVMPLALNAAVQHCGTVSGRNGDKLAETGLTAVRGEALGAPVLAQSVIHYECRVVHRNDFLPERMVPDIREGAYPSGDYHRVYWGQIVDARVDEAALGKLFEK; encoded by the coding sequence ATGTCCGCACGCCGCACGATGGAATACAGCGATCGCATGGCCGAGGTGATGAAGGTCATGAGCAGCCGCGGGATTCTGCTGACCGCGTGGAAGAACGGCCAGCAGGCGAACGCGATGGCGATCGGATGGGGGATGATCGGGTCGATCTGGTCGCGGCCGGTCTGGCAGGTGCTGGTGCGGCCGTCGCGGTACACTTACGAGTTGATCGAGCGCGAGGGGATCTTCGGCGTGTGCGTGATGCCGCTGGCCCTCAATGCGGCGGTGCAACATTGCGGGACGGTCTCGGGCCGCAACGGCGACAAGCTGGCTGAGACGGGGCTGACGGCGGTTCGCGGCGAGGCGCTGGGCGCGCCGGTCCTGGCCCAGAGCGTGATTCACTACGAGTGCCGGGTGGTCCACCGCAACGACTTTCTGCCCGAGCGAATGGTCCCGGATATCCGCGAAGGGGCGTATCCCTCCGGCGACTACCACCGGGTCTACTGGGGTCAGATCGTCGATGCACGGGTCGACGAGGCGGCCCTGGGCAAGCTGTTTGAGAAGTGA
- a CDS encoding peptidase C45: MKALRALLCILLVGPVLFAASCSAQMRDVPAPTVVERVDRSALLKAGDQRVLVLQGSHYQMGYAYGKLLAAEVRENIEDVLRLAAQADAQRQVPAPGALEMIYQRTKAFVPQEYTEELHGLADGAGLDRHKIELANVFPEMFHCSVFVLKDKATRDGKMIHGRALDYSVGVAPGLQDHAIVIVNKPDGENATMLGSYVGFIGCITGVSDKKLSAGMMGMGEYGKWDGQPMAYLFRQALEKCDTVEQAVKLITEATRTCQYSYLIADGKDRQAAAIHATTEYANTVGFGEAYRLWPESIEDTILVSADERYGHLVSRVRKHYGQIDVEKAIEILTRPVAMAGNLQDAVMLPEERVMYLANAVSPDQRNFQACYQPYYRHEMATYLAALEKLAGEHRIETPTSAPAQP; the protein is encoded by the coding sequence ATGAAAGCCCTTCGCGCACTGCTGTGTATCCTGCTGGTTGGTCCAGTCCTTTTTGCCGCATCGTGCAGCGCGCAGATGCGCGACGTGCCGGCTCCGACGGTGGTCGAGCGGGTGGACCGGTCGGCTCTGCTGAAGGCGGGCGACCAGCGCGTCCTCGTGCTGCAGGGCAGCCACTACCAGATGGGCTACGCCTATGGCAAGCTGCTGGCGGCTGAGGTCCGTGAGAACATCGAGGACGTGCTGAGACTCGCAGCCCAGGCCGACGCCCAGCGTCAGGTGCCCGCGCCCGGCGCACTCGAGATGATCTATCAGAGGACCAAGGCCTTTGTGCCGCAGGAATACACCGAGGAACTGCACGGTCTGGCCGACGGAGCGGGCCTCGACCGGCACAAGATCGAGCTGGCCAACGTGTTTCCGGAGATGTTTCACTGCAGCGTGTTTGTGCTGAAGGACAAGGCGACCAGGGACGGTAAGATGATCCACGGCCGAGCCCTCGATTATTCGGTGGGCGTGGCGCCGGGCCTGCAGGACCATGCGATCGTGATCGTCAACAAGCCCGACGGCGAGAATGCCACCATGCTGGGCAGCTACGTGGGCTTTATCGGCTGCATCACCGGCGTGAGCGACAAGAAGCTCTCAGCCGGGATGATGGGCATGGGCGAATACGGCAAGTGGGACGGGCAGCCGATGGCGTACCTCTTCCGCCAGGCCCTGGAGAAGTGCGACACGGTGGAACAGGCGGTCAAGCTGATTACCGAGGCGACCCGCACGTGTCAGTATTCCTATCTGATCGCCGACGGCAAGGACCGCCAGGCCGCTGCGATCCACGCGACGACCGAGTATGCCAACACGGTGGGATTCGGCGAAGCCTATCGGTTGTGGCCGGAGTCGATCGAGGATACGATCCTGGTCAGTGCCGATGAGCGTTACGGGCATCTGGTGTCGCGGGTCCGCAAGCACTACGGGCAGATCGACGTGGAGAAGGCGATCGAAATCCTCACCCGGCCGGTGGCGATGGCGGGCAATCTGCAGGATGCGGTCATGCTGCCGGAGGAACGCGTGATGTACCTGGCCAACGCCGTTTCGCCGGACCAGCGGAATTTCCAGGCCTGCTATCAGCCGTACTATCGCCATGAGATGGCGACGTATCTGGCCGCGCTGGAGAAGTTGGCCGGCGAGCATCGGATCGAGACGCCGACGAGCGCCCCGGCCCAGCCGTAG